In Streptomyces roseifaciens, a single genomic region encodes these proteins:
- the lepB gene encoding signal peptidase I, with product MGDVAVGTQPEQDGPGEGPEESAGKTRRWRRTGRSAKAQRSFWKELPLLIVVTLVLALLIKTFLVQAFSIPSNSMQNTLQPGDRVLVDKLTRWFGSKPERGEVVVFHDPGNWMEGHPTPEPNVVQKALGFIGLVPSADEKDLIKRVVGVAGDTVECKGAGPLKVNGKPLDEPYVFPGNTPCGMNPEVQFKVTVPKDRLWVMGDHRQDSQDSRYHQDEDGGFVPVDDVVGRAIVIAWPVGRWDTLPVPATFDQKGIGKAAVAAPTAVAFAGAVPLVLVRRRLLSRRKADGTTRN from the coding sequence GTGGGGGACGTGGCGGTCGGCACTCAGCCGGAACAGGACGGCCCGGGTGAGGGGCCCGAGGAGTCGGCGGGAAAGACGAGAAGGTGGAGGAGAACCGGAAGGTCCGCGAAGGCGCAGCGGTCGTTCTGGAAGGAACTTCCGCTGCTCATCGTGGTCACGCTGGTGCTGGCGCTGCTGATCAAGACGTTCCTGGTGCAGGCGTTCTCGATCCCCTCGAACTCCATGCAGAACACCCTGCAACCGGGTGACCGGGTCCTGGTCGACAAGCTGACCCGGTGGTTCGGCTCGAAGCCCGAGCGCGGCGAGGTCGTCGTCTTCCACGACCCGGGAAACTGGATGGAGGGCCATCCGACGCCCGAGCCCAACGTGGTGCAGAAGGCGCTGGGCTTCATCGGGCTGGTTCCGTCCGCCGACGAGAAGGACCTCATCAAGCGGGTCGTGGGCGTCGCCGGTGACACCGTCGAGTGCAAGGGCGCCGGCCCGCTGAAGGTCAACGGCAAGCCGCTGGACGAGCCCTACGTCTTCCCCGGCAACACCCCGTGCGGCATGAATCCGGAAGTCCAATTCAAGGTCACGGTGCCCAAGGACCGGCTGTGGGTGATGGGCGACCACCGGCAGGACTCGCAGGACTCCCGCTACCACCAGGACGAGGACGGGGGCTTCGTCCCCGTGGACGACGTGGTGGGCCGCGCCATCGTCATCGCCTGGCCCGTCGGCCGCTGGGACACCCTCCCCGTCCCCGCCACCTTCGACCAGAAGGGCATCGGCAAGGCGGCCGTCGCCGCCCCCACCGCGGTGGCCTTCGCCGGCGCCGTCCCCCTGGTACTGGTGCGCCGGCGCCTGCTCTCCCGCCGCAAGGCCGACGGCACGACACGGAACTGA
- a CDS encoding MFS transporter, whose amino-acid sequence MTASTDRKWWAFTGVSLISFLGCIDLTIVNTAAPQIQADLGASVTDLQLIVNMFIVALSMFMVTMGRLADTYGRRRVLYTGTVVFALASLGAGLAPDTGWLIAFRFLQGAAGAVLYTSTGAIVQNAFPRSQRGRAIGALYGVNGLGLAVGPLLGGVIVSSVGWHWVFWLNVPLIAVALVLCSFSVKESRDQDAPGLDWPGLVLISLGIPAVVLAFTLGDHWGWSSARTLGLLAFATASLVAFHAVERRAATPIIDFRLFRHRAFLGAIVSDFALACFYATVLFLLPLYLSGVRGYDGYATGALLLSCTAVMAALSPGVGRLTDRYGPRKLLAAGFAAFTVSALMLARIAPDSSIGYLALALVAMGLGWAFILGPATVSALSAVPERQAGLAVGSSWTFHNLGGAIGLAAAINLYRLQGERTLNAELAEHHAPTGPWTQAVVGEPEHATALLRQHTSLSAPEIGEVYGQVFSQGMQTAMWMVAGTSLAALAVLGLLGLSARRSTAAACEVAADNELAR is encoded by the coding sequence GTGACAGCATCGACCGACCGCAAGTGGTGGGCATTCACCGGTGTCAGCCTCATCAGCTTCCTCGGCTGCATCGACCTCACCATCGTCAATACCGCCGCCCCACAGATCCAGGCCGATCTCGGCGCCTCCGTGACCGACCTCCAGCTCATCGTCAACATGTTCATCGTCGCCCTGTCGATGTTCATGGTGACGATGGGGCGGCTGGCTGACACCTACGGCCGGCGTCGCGTCCTCTACACCGGAACCGTCGTCTTCGCCCTGGCCTCCCTCGGCGCCGGACTCGCCCCGGACACCGGCTGGCTCATCGCCTTCCGGTTCCTCCAAGGCGCCGCGGGAGCCGTCCTCTACACCTCCACGGGCGCCATCGTCCAGAACGCCTTCCCCCGGTCGCAGCGAGGCCGTGCCATCGGCGCCCTCTACGGTGTCAACGGCTTGGGCCTGGCCGTCGGCCCGCTGCTCGGCGGCGTCATCGTGTCCTCCGTCGGCTGGCACTGGGTGTTCTGGCTGAACGTCCCCCTCATCGCCGTCGCCCTGGTCCTGTGCTCCTTCAGCGTCAAGGAGTCCCGCGACCAGGACGCCCCCGGCCTGGACTGGCCCGGGCTCGTGCTGATCAGCCTGGGCATCCCCGCCGTGGTCCTCGCCTTCACCCTCGGCGACCACTGGGGCTGGTCCAGCGCCCGCACCCTGGGCCTGCTGGCCTTCGCCACGGCCTCGCTCGTCGCCTTCCACGCCGTCGAACGCCGCGCGGCCACCCCCATCATCGACTTCCGGCTCTTCCGCCACCGCGCCTTCCTCGGCGCCATCGTCTCCGACTTCGCCCTGGCCTGCTTCTACGCCACGGTGCTGTTCCTGCTGCCCCTCTACCTCAGCGGCGTACGGGGCTACGACGGTTACGCCACCGGAGCGCTACTGCTGTCGTGCACCGCCGTCATGGCAGCGCTCTCCCCCGGCGTCGGCCGGCTGACCGACCGCTACGGCCCAAGGAAGCTCCTGGCCGCCGGCTTCGCCGCGTTCACGGTCTCGGCCCTGATGCTCGCCCGGATCGCCCCTGACAGCTCCATCGGATACCTCGCCCTCGCGCTGGTGGCCATGGGCCTCGGCTGGGCGTTCATCCTCGGCCCCGCCACCGTCTCCGCGCTGTCCGCCGTGCCCGAGCGGCAGGCGGGACTCGCCGTCGGATCCTCCTGGACCTTCCACAACCTCGGCGGAGCCATCGGACTGGCGGCCGCCATCAACCTCTACCGCCTTCAGGGCGAACGCACGCTGAACGCCGAACTGGCCGAACACCACGCCCCCACCGGCCCCTGGACGCAAGCCGTGGTCGGCGAACCGGAGCACGCCACGGCGCTGCTCCGGCAGCACACCTCCCTCAGCGCACCGGAGATCGGCGAGGTCTACGGCCAGGTCTTCTCCCAGGGCATGCAGACCGCGATGTGGATGGTGGCCGGCACCTCGCTGGCCGCCCTCGCCGTCCTCGGCCTGCTCGGTCTGTCGGCACGCCGGTCCACGGCCGCCGCCTGCGAGGTGGCGGCCGACAACGAACTGGCCCGGTAA
- a CDS encoding tRNA-dependent cyclodipeptide synthase has product MNNNVTSIGHDINEFVGADGSDDTAGINGLSGQSRTGLVQHSYVLDGRSKASFGERGKSLSLAGKRAVLLVSVGQRYHEGDKLRATVELIRRGGFQQLTIAVADTLQRTNYLGLSRQDAYDRALRAGDEWLQRNEKTLARISAISDVLRWDEALRDPVYPQFRKHVEDAYEHDPRYRQALLRTVGKFLDRLTARDPEADVAAASRNCLSYLIEECPVIMPTWAHRGYDYVIYPQPMTVAMAETRRLFVEDAYPGKAEWLPLKFKKRAATAQDII; this is encoded by the coding sequence GTGAACAACAACGTCACAAGCATCGGCCATGACATCAACGAATTCGTCGGTGCCGACGGCTCCGACGACACGGCCGGCATCAACGGTCTCAGTGGACAGAGCCGCACAGGCCTCGTCCAGCACTCCTATGTCCTCGACGGTCGCAGCAAGGCGAGTTTCGGGGAGAGGGGCAAGTCGCTCTCTCTCGCCGGGAAACGGGCCGTCCTGCTGGTGAGCGTCGGCCAGCGCTATCACGAGGGCGACAAACTCCGCGCCACGGTGGAACTCATCCGACGCGGCGGGTTTCAGCAGCTGACGATTGCCGTGGCTGATACTCTGCAGCGCACCAACTATCTCGGGCTTTCCCGGCAGGACGCTTACGACCGCGCACTCAGGGCGGGGGACGAGTGGCTGCAGCGCAACGAGAAAACGCTCGCGCGGATCTCCGCGATCAGCGATGTCCTCCGCTGGGACGAGGCACTGCGCGATCCGGTCTACCCGCAGTTCCGGAAGCACGTCGAGGACGCCTACGAGCACGACCCGCGCTACCGGCAGGCCCTGCTCCGCACCGTCGGAAAGTTCCTCGACCGTCTCACGGCACGCGATCCGGAAGCGGATGTCGCCGCGGCGTCCCGGAATTGCCTGTCCTACCTCATCGAGGAATGCCCCGTCATCATGCCGACCTGGGCGCACCGCGGATACGACTATGTGATTTACCCGCAGCCCATGACGGTGGCCATGGCGGAGACTCGCCGGCTGTTCGTCGAAGACGCATATCCCGGCAAGGCGGAATGGCTCCCCCTGAAGTTCAAGAAACGGGCCGCCACCGCCCAGGACATCATCTAG
- a CDS encoding 2OG-Fe(II) oxygenase — translation MSQEDILSVVEGTTLAVHVPGFVHPEALASARRQLFDHPDRGSLSQAAEFKRIGFAYSEISDSASRDRYHAEARTNIQRMRDLFAPYASPSDVLRLLLEETWAAGAGLMHVEGRKAFIGICRYQDKNVDLNPHTDALERNLPAEHARRLVAQLSVNIYINIPRTGGELELWGAEPGEDAYRHLMGGRTWGIDREKIGPPVEVVKPAPGDLLLLNPRQIHAVRPSGDEPRITLGHFLGYYGTDRPLELWS, via the coding sequence TTGTCCCAAGAGGACATCCTCTCGGTCGTCGAAGGCACCACGCTGGCCGTCCACGTCCCGGGGTTCGTGCACCCGGAGGCCCTCGCCTCGGCGCGGCGGCAGCTCTTCGACCACCCCGACCGGGGAAGTCTGAGTCAGGCCGCGGAGTTCAAGCGCATCGGATTCGCCTACTCCGAGATCAGTGACAGCGCTTCGCGCGATCGCTACCACGCCGAGGCGCGCACCAACATCCAGCGGATGCGCGACCTGTTCGCGCCCTATGCCTCGCCCAGCGACGTCCTGCGGCTGCTGCTGGAGGAGACCTGGGCCGCGGGGGCCGGCTTGATGCACGTCGAAGGCCGCAAGGCGTTCATCGGCATCTGCCGCTACCAGGACAAGAACGTCGACCTCAATCCGCACACCGACGCCCTCGAGCGGAACCTGCCCGCCGAGCACGCGCGCCGCCTCGTGGCGCAGCTCTCGGTCAACATCTACATCAACATCCCGCGTACCGGCGGAGAGCTGGAGCTGTGGGGGGCCGAGCCCGGCGAGGACGCCTACCGCCACCTCATGGGCGGACGGACCTGGGGAATCGACCGCGAGAAGATCGGCCCGCCCGTGGAGGTCGTCAAGCCGGCCCCGGGTGATCTGCTCCTGCTCAACCCGCGTCAGATCCACGCCGTGCGCCCGTCGGGGGACGAGCCCCGCATCACTCTGGGGCACTTCCTCGGCTACTACGGCACCGACCGCCCGCTCGAACTGTGGAGCTGA
- a CDS encoding DNA alkylation repair protein, whose product MAETALAEVMAELAGLDDPKTRAVNEKHGDDHGVNLGKLRALAKRLKTQQELACQLWETGDTAARLLATLICRPKAFERDELDGMLREARTPKVHDWLVNYVVKKNPHSEELRLAWSADPDPVVASAGWALTTERVTKHPEGLDLAGLLDVIDAEMKDAPDRLQWAMNHCLAQIGIEHAEHRTRAIDIGERLEVLKDYPTSPGCTSPFAPVWITEMVRRQRDE is encoded by the coding sequence GTGGCCGAGACGGCGTTGGCCGAGGTGATGGCCGAGCTGGCCGGGCTCGATGACCCGAAGACCCGCGCGGTGAACGAGAAACACGGTGACGATCACGGTGTGAACCTCGGCAAGCTGCGCGCGCTCGCGAAGCGGCTGAAGACGCAGCAGGAGCTCGCGTGCCAACTCTGGGAGACGGGTGACACCGCGGCAAGGCTGCTGGCGACCCTGATCTGCCGCCCGAAGGCGTTCGAACGTGACGAGCTGGACGGCATGTTGCGCGAGGCGCGCACACCCAAGGTGCACGACTGGCTCGTGAACTACGTGGTGAAGAAGAACCCGCACTCCGAAGAGCTGCGCCTGGCCTGGTCCGCCGATCCGGATCCAGTGGTCGCGAGCGCCGGCTGGGCGCTGACCACCGAACGCGTGACCAAGCATCCCGAGGGCCTCGACCTCGCGGGGCTGCTCGACGTCATCGATGCGGAGATGAAAGACGCCCCGGATCGCCTGCAGTGGGCGATGAACCACTGCCTGGCCCAGATCGGGATCGAGCACGCCGAGCACCGCACCCGTGCAATCGACATCGGTGAGCGCTTGGAGGTACTCAAGGACTACCCGACTTCCCCGGGCTGCACGTCTCCGTTCGCGCCCGTCTGGATCACCGAGATGGTGCGCCGACAGCGCGATGAGTAG
- a CDS encoding lysozyme, translating to MPEHHSGPGRPHPPTAAAILLSLLTVLTLLVTLPGTAAAVPGNDIRPTHPEQDWMGSTIRAHEGERGPVAKGSSLPDPSLPDLPLAGPPASASVSAGVKGVDVSSHNGNVSWSKLWSSGIRFAYAKATEGTSYTNPHFTHQYNGPYDAGMIRGAYHFALPGNSSGAAQADYFVDHGGGWTDDGWTLPGVLDMEYNPYGSTCYGLSTGRMVDWIEDFLDAYRDHTGRDAVIYTSTAWWKKCTGNHGGFGKYNPLWVPRYGSSSGELPNGWDFYTFWQHTNTGPTVGDHDRFNGSYDRLEALAYG from the coding sequence ATGCCCGAGCACCACTCCGGCCCGGGCCGCCCGCATCCCCCCACAGCGGCGGCCATCCTCCTCTCCCTGCTGACCGTACTCACCCTGCTCGTCACTCTCCCCGGTACCGCCGCCGCGGTGCCCGGGAACGACATCCGGCCGACCCACCCCGAGCAGGACTGGATGGGCTCGACCATCCGCGCCCACGAGGGCGAACGCGGCCCGGTCGCCAAGGGCTCCTCACTGCCCGACCCCTCGCTGCCCGACCTCCCCCTGGCGGGCCCCCCGGCGAGCGCCTCGGTGAGCGCCGGGGTCAAGGGCGTGGACGTCAGCAGCCACAACGGCAACGTCTCCTGGTCCAAGCTCTGGAGCAGCGGCATCAGATTCGCCTACGCCAAGGCGACCGAGGGCACCAGCTACACCAACCCCCACTTCACCCACCAGTACAACGGCCCGTACGACGCGGGCATGATCCGGGGCGCGTACCACTTCGCTCTGCCGGGCAACTCCAGCGGCGCCGCACAGGCCGACTACTTCGTCGACCACGGCGGCGGCTGGACGGACGACGGCTGGACTCTGCCGGGCGTGCTCGACATGGAGTACAACCCCTACGGCAGCACCTGCTACGGCCTGAGCACGGGCCGGATGGTCGACTGGATCGAGGACTTCCTCGACGCCTACCGGGACCACACCGGGCGCGACGCGGTGATCTACACCTCGACCGCGTGGTGGAAGAAGTGCACCGGCAACCACGGCGGATTCGGCAAGTACAACCCGCTGTGGGTACCGCGCTACGGCTCTTCCTCCGGTGAGCTCCCGAACGGCTGGGACTTCTACACCTTCTGGCAGCACACGAACACCGGCCCCACCGTCGGCGACCACGACCGCTTCAACGGCTCGTACGACAGGCTCGAGGCGCTCGCCTACGGCTGA
- a CDS encoding FAD-dependent oxidoreductase, with protein sequence MFTTPRIAIAGAGLGGLVCARVLQQHGVPVTVYEGETHPHSRSQGGTLDIDEDTGQAALRAAGLFDQFLALSRPEGQEWRLYDRHASLIRHDQAGEGDLSRPEIDRGQLRALLLDSLAPGTVRWGHSVRAVTPLPHGAARLHHHDRTVEEFDLVIGADGAWSRVRSALSDAQPSYAGVTMVEAHFDDVDHRHPGIAHLVGRGTMTAKAGRRSLVLQRNSNGHVRAYVTFRGPQDWHAGLDLADTEAVRARLLAQYQGWHESLLDILRENEGGFINRPVFALPVPHSWQRVPGITLLGDAAHLMPPAGVGANLALLDGAELARAVIDHSAIDAALDAYESVMLPRAADNAKTAEQMLTTLMPDTDSDEAAFPETLWPSGTLPDPHPAHTS encoded by the coding sequence ATGTTCACCACCCCTCGCATCGCGATCGCCGGCGCCGGCCTCGGCGGCCTCGTCTGCGCACGCGTCCTGCAGCAGCACGGCGTGCCGGTCACCGTCTACGAGGGCGAGACCCACCCGCACTCCCGCTCACAGGGCGGCACTCTCGACATCGACGAAGACACCGGCCAGGCAGCCCTGCGCGCAGCCGGTCTGTTCGACCAGTTCCTCGCCCTGTCCCGGCCCGAAGGCCAGGAGTGGCGCCTGTACGACCGCCACGCGTCGCTCATACGCCACGACCAGGCCGGCGAGGGCGATCTGAGCAGGCCCGAGATCGACCGCGGTCAGCTACGCGCGCTCCTGCTGGACTCCCTCGCCCCCGGAACAGTGCGCTGGGGCCACTCGGTAAGGGCCGTCACCCCGCTCCCCCACGGCGCCGCTCGCCTGCACCACCACGACCGCACCGTCGAGGAGTTCGACCTGGTCATCGGCGCCGACGGCGCCTGGTCCCGAGTGCGCTCCGCGCTCTCCGACGCCCAACCCTCCTACGCCGGTGTCACGATGGTGGAAGCCCACTTCGACGACGTCGACCACCGTCACCCCGGCATCGCCCACCTGGTCGGCCGCGGCACCATGACGGCCAAGGCGGGCCGCCGCAGCCTGGTGCTGCAGCGCAACAGCAACGGACACGTCCGCGCCTACGTCACCTTCCGCGGCCCCCAGGACTGGCACGCCGGCCTCGACCTCGCGGACACCGAAGCCGTACGCGCGCGCCTCCTCGCCCAGTACCAGGGCTGGCACGAGAGTCTGCTGGACATCCTGCGCGAGAACGAGGGCGGATTCATCAACCGGCCCGTGTTCGCCCTTCCCGTTCCCCACTCCTGGCAGCGCGTGCCCGGCATCACCCTGCTCGGCGACGCCGCCCACCTGATGCCGCCCGCCGGCGTCGGCGCCAACCTCGCCCTGCTCGACGGCGCCGAACTCGCCCGAGCCGTCATCGACCACTCCGCCATCGACGCGGCACTCGACGCCTACGAGAGCGTCATGCTGCCCCGCGCCGCCGACAACGCCAAGACCGCCGAGCAGATGCTCACCACCCTCATGCCTGACACCGACTCCGACGAGGCCGCCTTCCCCGAGACGCTCTGGCCGTCCGGCACCCTCCCCGACCCGCATCCTGCTCACACCAGCTGA
- a CDS encoding TetR/AcrR family transcriptional regulator, with the protein MTGTATGRRERKKAQTRQALADAAVRLFTERGFDDVGVREVAEAADVSLSTLFKHFPSKEALVFDLDADVESALVAAVSDRAPGQSVLHALRDHMVHARTAVRTDDPTYVLVESTPALRDYARRMWSRHEKTLAATLAEATGLTPEDPAVAGLARFTLEAPSIARASEDPPRTMRDLFNLLEHGWATTLLARQGEGCPGRDG; encoded by the coding sequence ATGACTGGCACAGCGACAGGACGCCGCGAGCGCAAGAAGGCCCAAACCAGACAGGCCCTGGCGGATGCCGCGGTGCGGCTGTTCACCGAGCGCGGCTTCGACGACGTCGGTGTGCGCGAGGTGGCGGAAGCGGCCGACGTCTCGCTGAGCACGCTCTTCAAGCACTTCCCCAGCAAGGAAGCCCTCGTCTTCGACCTGGACGCGGACGTCGAGAGTGCCCTGGTCGCCGCCGTTAGTGACCGGGCCCCCGGTCAGTCCGTGCTGCACGCCCTGCGCGACCACATGGTGCACGCCCGTACCGCTGTGCGGACCGACGACCCCACGTACGTCCTCGTCGAATCCACTCCCGCGCTGCGGGACTACGCCCGGCGCATGTGGTCGCGCCACGAGAAGACGCTGGCTGCCACCCTCGCCGAGGCCACCGGGCTCACCCCGGAGGACCCCGCCGTCGCCGGCCTGGCACGCTTCACCCTGGAAGCCCCCAGCATCGCCCGTGCGAGCGAAGACCCGCCCCGGACCATGCGCGACTTGTTCAACCTGCTGGAACACGGCTGGGCCACCACCCTCTTGGCACGACAGGGGGAGGGCTGCCCCGGTCGGGACGGGTGA
- a CDS encoding ArsR/SmtB family transcription factor, with amino-acid sequence MADEPERTSQPAKPTRRLDARSLRGLAHPLRMRIFELLSLDGPATATGLSERLGENTGTVSWHLRHLAEHGFIEEEAERGTKRERWWRRAGGTNELHTTDFRDDPDSRGALSVYLHELVHQYFGRVTNYLNEDWDDAWRGAGTVSDWRDLRMTPDQLAALNADLMAVIARHTPAPDTEPDPDALPVVVQLQSFPRKKRGTA; translated from the coding sequence ATGGCCGATGAACCCGAGCGCACATCGCAACCCGCCAAGCCCACACGCCGCCTCGATGCGCGCAGCCTGCGCGGGCTGGCCCATCCACTGCGGATGCGGATCTTCGAACTGCTGAGTCTGGACGGCCCCGCCACCGCCACGGGGCTCTCCGAGCGTCTCGGGGAGAACACCGGGACCGTCAGCTGGCATCTTCGCCATCTCGCAGAGCACGGCTTCATCGAGGAAGAGGCCGAACGGGGAACGAAGAGGGAGCGCTGGTGGAGAAGGGCCGGCGGCACAAACGAGCTGCACACCACCGATTTCCGTGACGATCCCGACAGCCGTGGTGCGCTGTCGGTCTACTTGCACGAACTGGTGCACCAGTACTTCGGCAGGGTGACGAACTACCTCAACGAGGACTGGGATGACGCATGGCGGGGCGCCGGCACCGTCTCGGACTGGCGCGATCTACGGATGACGCCGGATCAGCTGGCGGCGCTCAACGCGGACCTGATGGCGGTCATCGCCCGCCACACGCCCGCCCCGGACACCGAACCGGACCCCGACGCGCTGCCCGTCGTCGTGCAGCTCCAGTCGTTCCCCCGTAAGAAACGGGGCACCGCATGA
- a CDS encoding MFS transporter: protein MTRGTHRGGLLRRHRDFRLLWCGETAGKFGASVTGVAMPLIGVTELHAGTFTVGLLTAATWSPWLIIGLPVGAWVDRNRRRPIMLAAAAVSFVLFAGVPVAAWAGQLSTGLLLAVALLTGTAAVFFQTAYSAYLPSILEPDDQPEGNAKLHGSAAAAQIAGLSSGGLVAQFAGAVNAMFANATTFLVSLLCLSGIHHREPRPTRTSRRSKTLVGDIGEGLRLVAGDPWLRTLTLFGATSNLALMGYQSILVVFLVRTVGLDPGPVGAIIAAAGAGGVAGALVARRVAARVGTARATLLFELGLPVFALLIPLTTDGAGALLFIAGGFCVSAGVVAGNVIKASFQQRYCPPELLGRLTATTAFLNYGTIPLGALLGGTLGEVLGVHAAMWITTAGVPLAGLLLLFSPIGRTRNLPTSGAVDASGVAYQRA from the coding sequence ATGACCCGGGGCACACACCGCGGCGGCCTCCTGCGGCGCCACCGGGACTTCCGCCTGCTGTGGTGCGGCGAGACCGCCGGCAAGTTCGGCGCCTCCGTCACCGGGGTGGCGATGCCGCTGATCGGCGTAACCGAGCTGCACGCCGGCACGTTCACGGTCGGCCTGCTGACCGCGGCCACCTGGAGCCCTTGGCTGATCATCGGCCTCCCCGTGGGCGCCTGGGTGGACCGGAACCGACGCAGGCCGATCATGCTGGCCGCCGCCGCGGTCTCCTTCGTCCTGTTCGCCGGCGTCCCCGTCGCTGCTTGGGCCGGTCAGTTGAGCACGGGTCTGCTGCTGGCGGTCGCGCTCCTGACGGGCACGGCCGCAGTGTTCTTCCAGACCGCTTACAGCGCCTACCTCCCCAGCATTCTGGAACCCGACGACCAGCCCGAAGGCAACGCCAAGCTGCACGGCAGCGCAGCCGCCGCACAGATCGCCGGGCTCAGCTCGGGCGGCCTGGTCGCGCAGTTCGCCGGTGCGGTCAACGCGATGTTCGCCAACGCCACCACGTTTCTCGTATCCCTCCTCTGCCTGTCGGGCATCCACCACCGCGAGCCGCGCCCCACCAGAACCTCTCGTCGCTCCAAAACTCTGGTCGGTGACATCGGTGAGGGCCTGCGGCTGGTCGCAGGAGACCCCTGGCTCCGCACCCTGACGCTCTTCGGCGCCACCTCCAACCTGGCCCTCATGGGATACCAATCGATCCTGGTGGTCTTCCTGGTCCGAACCGTCGGACTGGACCCCGGCCCCGTCGGCGCAATCATCGCGGCCGCCGGTGCAGGGGGCGTCGCCGGAGCCCTCGTCGCACGCAGGGTCGCCGCCCGGGTCGGCACGGCCCGCGCGACGCTGCTCTTCGAACTGGGACTGCCCGTATTCGCCCTGCTCATCCCACTGACCACGGACGGGGCCGGAGCCCTGCTCTTCATAGCCGGCGGCTTCTGCGTCTCCGCCGGTGTCGTGGCCGGCAACGTCATCAAAGCAAGCTTCCAACAGCGCTACTGCCCACCGGAGCTCCTCGGCCGCCTCACCGCAACCACAGCATTCCTCAACTACGGAACCATCCCGCTAGGAGCATTGCTCGGCGGAACGCTCGGCGAAGTCCTCGGGGTCCACGCGGCCATGTGGATCACCACAGCAGGCGTCCCTCTCGCCGGGCTGCTCCTGCTCTTCTCCCCGATCGGGCGGACCCGGAACCTGCCGACGTCCGGCGCGGTCGATGCATCGGGCGTCGCCTACCAGCGGGCGTGA
- a CDS encoding methyltransferase domain-containing protein codes for MVNAEALRARCAQELEASPRGYFGGLSWLRDAFASVPREHFVPDRIWWPRPGEDGQYLLIDRSKTPKRWLKAVYLLRTPLITQIDDGAVPPDGPASGAFTSSISCITVVIEMLRHLAPAPGDRVLEIGTGTGYNTALLAHRTGPDTVTTVEIDRAIADQARQRLDAAGVRARVVTADGEQGDPADAPYDRIVCTASVRRIPPAWLRQLRPGGVLVAPLDTPAGHDITVRMTGTGRGGAVGRPVATVEFMRLRGQRAPRLHTDLGWPAGIDAQRWSDYEVHADQHGQRIRPGRCQT; via the coding sequence GTGGTGAATGCTGAGGCCCTGCGGGCACGGTGCGCGCAGGAACTGGAAGCAAGTCCGCGTGGCTACTTCGGCGGCCTGTCCTGGCTCCGTGACGCCTTCGCCTCCGTACCGCGGGAGCACTTCGTGCCGGACCGCATCTGGTGGCCCCGCCCGGGTGAGGACGGCCAGTACCTCCTCATCGACCGCAGCAAGACCCCGAAGCGGTGGCTGAAAGCGGTCTACCTGCTGAGAACCCCGCTGATCACTCAGATCGACGACGGTGCAGTCCCCCCGGACGGCCCGGCGAGCGGAGCCTTCACCTCCAGCATCTCCTGCATCACCGTCGTGATCGAGATGCTGCGCCACCTCGCCCCCGCTCCCGGGGACCGAGTGCTGGAGATCGGGACGGGCACCGGCTACAACACCGCCCTCCTGGCCCATCGCACAGGCCCGGACACCGTGACCACCGTCGAGATCGACCGGGCGATCGCAGACCAGGCCAGGCAGCGGCTCGACGCCGCGGGCGTCCGTGCGCGGGTGGTGACCGCGGACGGAGAGCAGGGCGACCCTGCGGACGCCCCCTACGACCGCATCGTGTGCACCGCCTCGGTCCGCCGCATCCCCCCGGCCTGGCTGCGGCAACTGCGCCCCGGTGGTGTCCTCGTCGCCCCTTTGGACACCCCCGCCGGCCACGACATCACGGTCCGCATGACGGGCACCGGCCGAGGCGGCGCCGTCGGGCGCCCCGTCGCCACCGTGGAGTTCATGCGCCTGCGAGGCCAGCGCGCCCCCCGCCTCCACACAGACCTCGGCTGGCCCGCCGGCATCGACGCGCAGCGGTGGAGCGACTACGAGGTACACGCCGATCAGCACGGACAGCGCATCCGCCCGGGGCGTTGCCAGACCTGA